The genomic DNA CCAATTTTACTCCCTGAGATAAGGAAGGTAAGGCTTACAGAAGAACTTTTGAAAGTCACATACCTCATGACTGACATCTAGATTTAGATCTGTTTCTCAACTGCCTGTCACAGCTCATTTTTATTACTGTCTTTATATACCTCTTTAAAGAGTGATTATTGACTAAGTAATATTCtgagtataaaaagaaaattgcagaaagAATTTGTGTGCTGCTGCCTTACAGATATTTTATGAATGTCTGGAATCATTAAGCATGCATCTGTCATTTTCTTGATCATTTTCTCAACAGTTTAGGTGAGAAGAAAGAAGCACGGATAGAGATAATTGCTCCTCTGTGACTGAATTTATTTTCTTGGGAATTACCAATAACCCTGGGATGAAAGGGGCCCTATTTACAGCATTTCTTGTTGTTTATCTTATTAACCTTTTGGCAAATCTTGGAATGATCATTTTAATTAGAATGGATTCCTGGATGCACACACCAATGTACTTTTTCCTCAGCCACCTCTCCTTCTGTGACCTCTGCTATTCCACAGCAGTTGGGCCCAAGATGCTGGTGGACATATTTGCCAAGAACAAAACGATTCCCATCATTGGCTGTGCTCTGCAATTCTTGATCTTCTGTATCTTTGTAGATTCTGAATCAATATTGCTCACAGCGATGGCCTTTGATCGGTACAAGGCCATTAGCAACCCCTTGCTCTATATGGTCAACATGTCCAGCACAGTGTGCTCCCTCCTCACAGCTGGGGTTTACATGGTGGCAATGGCAGATGCTCTGATGTACACAACAGTAACATTCTGCTTATGTTTCTGTGGGTCAAATGAGATtaaccatttcttctgtgatgcTCCACCTCTTTTATTGCTGTCTTGCTCAGATACACAGGTCAATGAGTTAATGATATTCACCATATTTGGTTTAATTGAACTGAGCTCCATTTCAGGAGTTCTTATCTCTTATTGTTACATAATCCTATCCGTCTTGAAGATCCACTCTGCTGAGGGGAGGCTCAAAGCTTTCTCCACCTGCACCTCCCACTTAACTGCTGTTGCGATTTTCCAGGGAACCCTGCTCTTCATGTATTTCAGGCCAAGTTCTTCCTACTCCCTAGATCAAGACAAAATGACCTCACTGTTTTACACCCTTGTGATTCCCATGCTTAACCCACTGATTTACAGCCTGCGGAACAAGGATGTGAAGGAGGCCTTGAAAAAACTGAAAACTAGAAGGTGGTTTTAAATAGTTgtttacacagacacacacatagcaTGGTTGCTGTTTTTATAAGACATTGGATGACACAAGAGCTGTCTGAACCTTAATAAAGTGACTATTTTTTCTGAAGTCCAATCACGATAATGTCATTGTTAACCATATGGTacctatttattaaattattacttCTAATATGATATTATGAGCATTCTTTGTCAAGGACTAGACATTCCATCCCTGTTATCCAAAGCACCCCACACTGTCTGGGACATAGAGTGGGAAAACAACTGaataaataacaaatgaaaaacactAGGTAACATTTTTGAATGTCTATTTTCAGGTATTAACATAATTATATGCATGTAAGTAATGTgtactgaatatatatatatatatatataatgtttaataaattttaagaaaGTGCATAAAATGGTGTAGATACTATGAGATTAGATCTATCAAGAACTACACATTAATTGCATTAGAAGTAAAGAGCATTCACCTGTGTATGTTGTTCACATTTGTTTCTCATCTGTCTCTGCTCTAGTTTTAATGATTAAGTTATTGAATCAGTTTGTTTAGATAATGTGGAAATGTCATAAGACTCAAGGACACTCCTAATTATCGATTAGAATTGTAGAAGTTAAGAACAATtgaatttcttatattttctagcTGCCATTTATAAATACCTTTGTGTGAAAACATTTCAGAATGGAAGTACAGCTCCAAGATCTTCAAAGGCACATTTGTGGAGCACTGTGATCTGTCAGTGTATCATGTTGGAAAAAAAAACGTTatgaagaatttttcttttttactgaaagTGTTGCAGAATGAAAAAAATTTCTATACTCTTCAAGTCTTTCCTAGCTAGTTTAAGAACCAGACTGACATAAGACAgactaacaggagaaaaagaaaacaaagtttaattatgtgtGTACAGAGCTCCAATAATGAACttgagactgaaaaaaatgatCAGGGAGGCAGTTTTTATACATCtcagacaaagaagaataaatctGAAGAACGGGACAAAGAAAATTTATGTTTGGGAGCTTCAATTCATAAGGAATTCTAAGCAGACTTTGGGCTGGGTAATAGattaataaaaagtaaagttTATTTGTTTAGGCTCTGGGCTCTGCATTTCATCTCAGATGATAAGGATGTCTCTTTGCCTCCTGGTGTGAGGTCAGTAGCTTTCACAGgggagatttatttcctgctttctcgGGACAAAAGTGGTAGGTGTCAGGGTGTTCCTCTTTTATGGCTGTTTCTTAAATAACTTTGAACTCAAAATcatcaatatgccaaagtggcacatttgggGAAGTCCTGCCCTGGGCCCCAGTAAGAGTATTTAAGGGTTTCCATCTGTACTGTATTTCCTCAAATAACACACACTCTTTTGGAACTGTTACTTATGAGCAGCAGTGTGGTAGAAAACATTGTTTGAAATATATTGTCCAAGAAAAATAGAGTGTCAGTGGATTGCTGTTTAAAATTAGAAGAtgtaggaggggcggaagatggcggcgtgagtagagcagcggaaatctcctcccaaaacaacatatatctatgaaaatacaacaaagacaacccttcctagaataaagaccagaggacacaggacaacatccagaccacatccgcacctgagagaacccagcgcctcgtgaagggggtaagatacaagccccggccccgcgggacccgagcgcccctccccccagctcccggcgggagaagagcaggcagagcgggagggagacggagcccagggctgccgaacacccagccccagcaacccaggccagagtgcagggccctcgatactaggaaaacagggcagcaagaacagtgagcgggcactggaggccgggtgtcggaggacataagaaaagtgcgcgacaatttttttttttttgcttttttgctgttttgtttggtgagcgctttttggaagtcttaaagggatagggaccccaatactacggaaacagagcagaaagaccggtgagaagaggcctgaggctggcaccggagaataaagaaaaacgaacgaccaccttttttttttttttaattaaaaacttttttttttttttttttaatttttttttctttttttttttttggtggtcgttgttttgttttagcgggtgctttttggaagaattaaaggggcagggcgggtcacttaatccagaggtagggaatccggggatctatgggcaccctaacccctgggctgaagggagcagggaggccccttacagagataaatagcctcccagcagctcctgctccaacgcgactccaccattttggagtagctgccagagccaggccatgcccacagcaacagtggagattaactccatagcagccgggcaggaagcagaaaccctgtctgcgcgcagctgcgcagcacaagccactagaggtcgctgttctcccaggagaggagggccacaaaccaacaagaaaggaagtccttccagccgtcactcgtcccagctctgcaaactattcctaccaccatgaaaaggcaaagctacaggcagacaaagatcacagagacaacaccagagaaggagacagacctaaccagtcttcctgaaaaagaattcaaactaagaatcattaacatgctgacagagatgcagagaaatacgcaagagaaatgggatgaagtccggag from Manis pentadactyla isolate mManPen7 chromosome 9, mManPen7.hap1, whole genome shotgun sequence includes the following:
- the LOC118908065 gene encoding olfactory receptor 5W2-like — its product is MGNEYWERSTDRDNCSSVTEFIFLGITNNPGMKGALFTAFLVVYLINLLANLGMIILIRMDSWMHTPMYFFLSHLSFCDLCYSTAVGPKMLVDIFAKNKTIPIIGCALQFLIFCIFVDSESILLTAMAFDRYKAISNPLLYMVNMSSTVCSLLTAGVYMVAMADALMYTTVTFCLCFCGSNEINHFFCDAPPLLLLSCSDTQVNELMIFTIFGLIELSSISGVLISYCYIILSVLKIHSAEGRLKAFSTCTSHLTAVAIFQGTLLFMYFRPSSSYSLDQDKMTSLFYTLVIPMLNPLIYSLRNKDVKEALKKLKTRRWF